The sequence AAAACGGCAGGAAAGCCGCCGCGCCGATCTCGGTGCATTTTTGAATGACGATTTCCATCTTGTCGCCCTTGGGCAGACTCTGGGCCACCGTGATTTTAACACGCGGCTCCTGCGTCATCGGCAAGTTCTCTATGATGGAGACGGTAACGACGCCTTCGGCGATCGATGCGATTTCGGCCAGCGCTTCGCGGGACACGCCGTCGCTTACAATCACCTTGTCCCCCGCCTTGCCGCGCATCACTCTGGCGATATGACGGGCATCCTCGCCGCCGATCAGTACGGTGCCTTCTCCGAAATTTTCGGGAGATACGAAATATCGCTGCATGCTTATCAACATCCTGTTCTGTATTTAGAGCTTATACATTCTATTTCAGGCGAATTCAGGCGAAAACGGCGGCGTCCCTCGCCTACCGGGCCCTGCCGCCGTCTCTATTCAATCACGTTCCATCATACAACGTTTGCTTCATGATGAACAGTCCTGCAGATTCATTTACGTAAAAAGTTGATAGAAAAAATTAAAAGTATCCATACTCATCGAACCGGCCCACATGGTTAATGGCGTAATCGTGTAGTTGCGAAGCGCGGGAATGAATACGATCAGTACGAACAAGAACATCGCCCACTGCTCGAACTGCTGCAATCTTCCCAGAATGGAACGCGGCGCGAGATCCTCGATAACCCGGTAGCCGTCCAGCGGCGGCAGCGGGATTAAATTAAACAGAAACAGGAAGAAATTCCAGAAAGTAAATAAGCTTAAAAATAATTGTGCAGCTTCCTGCCCCTTACCCGCCGGAATGGCGTCAATGACGCCTGTCGCGATCAGCACCCCATAGATCAGGCAGCCAATAATCGCCAGCAGCAGATTACTGACCGGCCCGGCGAGAGACACGATGATGCCCATCAGACGCGGACGGCTGAAGTTATCACGGTTGACCGGCACCGGCCGCGCCCAGCCAAAGCCCGCGATCAGCAGGAGAATAATCCCGAAAAAATCGAAATGCACTGCCGGATTCAGCGTCATGCGGCCCAGGAGACGGGCTGTCGGGTCGCCGAACTTGTTGGCAAAATAAGCATGGCTAAACTCATGCACTGTAAAGGCAATCAGAATCGTTACCAAAAAAAACGGCAGCTGATCCAGCGGCATACGAATAATATTTTGCAAAAAATCCATCTTTACCTCTTTCCGGCTGTAAACGCCACCCAATCTTCTTCCTTCGCCACTTCCTTGATTTCAAACCCGGAAGCTACCAGAGCCTTCCTTACCAGTTCTTCCTTATCCTTATAAATGCCGGATGTGATATAGATTCCGCCAGGCTGAAGAGCCCGGTACACATCATCCGTGAACAGCACGATAATTTCCGCCAAAATATTGGCTACCACAATCTTGACCGGCAGCTTCACGCCAAGTCCATCCTGCGGTGAACCGGCACCGGCTGCCTGGCCGGCGTCTTCAGCACGGCTTCCGCTGTCCGCGCCGCCGAATATCAGCGCATCCTCCTCTGCCCCGGCGTCCGCTTTCTGTGTCTGCGCTGGTCTGGCCGAGGGCCACATCGCTCCGGCCGGCGTTTCCGCCGCGCCTTCACCGCCGAGCAGGGACAAGAGGTCGCTCTCTTTTACGGTTATGGCGCCCGAGAGGCCGTTCAGCTCCACGTTCTCCGCAGCGCTCTGAACAGCGACAGGGTCAAGATCCAATGCAAGCACGGACCGAGCGCCAAGCAGCATCGCGCCGACGGCAAGAATGCCCGAGCCTGTGCCGACGTCGATTACTTCTTCCCCGCCGGAGATCGCTTTCTCCAGCGCCCGCAGACAGAGGGCGGTCGTCGGATGGGTTCCTGTGCCGAAAGCCATCCCCGGGTCCAGCTCGATGATTTTCTCCTCCGGACTAGCGGGAATGTACTCCTCCCACACAGGCTTGATCGTCAGCCGTTCACTGACCCGAAGCGGCTTGAAATACTGCTTCCAGGCATGCGCCCAGTCATCCTCGTCAACCGTCTTCCAGCTGATGTCGGCCTTGCCGGGATCAATGCCGAATTCCCGCAGCTCCATGACGCGGGGCGCAAGCTCCGCGCAGATGCTGTCCATCGGCGATCCTTCGGTGAAATAGCCCTTGATCACCGCTTCCCCTTCGGGAATATCATTCAGCGGCTCGTCGTAAAGCTCCCCGTAACGCGTGTCGCGCGTCTTGCTCAGCGTGCCGGATTCCTCAATCGAAACTCCGCCCGCCCCCGCTTCCTGGAGCAGCGCGGATATCATCTCCTGCGCTTCCTCGGTTGTATGTATCGTCAATTCATGCCATAGCATTGCGGTCCTGAAGCCTCCTAAAAGTTTTGATAGCATATGCTTCTTTGATGTTCTGCGCAAACCTCCCTTCGGAAGCATGGGATTACCCCTCATTTTCCAAACGGAAGTCGTAGTTATTATACCTTACTGCCGTGCCATGCGCCAAACCCGCAGCTGAACGCGCCGATCTGAGGGCGGCAGCATCATCTGGCCCAGAGATAAGTGAACCCTTTGCGGATGTCAGGCTATAGGCGGGAGCGCGGGAGGCGTAAGGGGAACCTCAAACGGCTATATTACGGTCACATTCGACTCATTTCTGCTGCCCGCTTTTGGTTTTCTTATCCCGGTACTGAGTAGGTGCGACACCAAGACGTTTCTTGAATGCTTTCGAGAAGGAGAAGATATCGGGGTAGCCGACAGAGTGGGCAATTTCGGCCAAGGTATAGGACGTCTGCTCCAGCAATGAGCGGGCTTCCTTCATTTTCAACTCCTGGATAAACTGAATGGGGGTGATTCCGTAAGCCTTTCGGTACTGTTTGGTAAAATGGGTGCGATCTATACCGACATACTCAGATACTTTTTCGACTGTAATGCCTTCCGCATAGTGAATCTCCATATATTCATGCCCTTTTTGCAGCCACGAGACATCCCGCCGGTCATTACGGGCAGAACCGTCAACCACAGCAGAGAGCTGGTCGAAGATACGGTGGAATAAGATAAGCCGTCCCAGATCCGTGTCATTATCCGAATTCACCAATTTGAAGAAGTCCCACATCAGTTGAATCACTTCGGGTGTTAAAATACCCGCTGCATGAGGGCTGTGCATAGTCAGCCCGATCCTCTCAAGCAGACTTAGAGCCTGTCTTCCGTCGAAGGCAAGAAATACTTTGCGGAGCGGGTCGTCCGGCTGCGTGTAATATTCATGAATGACCTGTGGAAACAAGCAGAAAATATCATTTTGGCGAAGCTGAAAGGTTTGTTTATTTTGATGAAACGTCCCTTGTCCTTCCAGCACAAAAATCAAATAATAATACGGCGTCGTCCGGGGGCCAATATGATAATTCGGTTTGGCAATATTGTGTCCAAGGCGAATCGGCCAAGCGGCTCCGGACTTTTCGTATACGGAAGGGGTAAAGAGGCGCAGTTCCAAAAACTCATGATTATCCTCTATCATCTTGTCTTTCATATAACTGACCTCTTTTTACAATGCGTCTCATTTTTATAAATAATATATAATTTCCACAAGGTTCACAACGCCTTTCTTTCACTCTTTTATTCGGCAGCAATCCTTCGCCATGACTTAAATTGACATGCACGAACAACTCAAAATGACATTTACTTGTGATTATCCGGGTTGATAATATATAAAACATAGTAAACCAAGTTAATTTATTGGACATTGACTAGACCACTAGAGAAGCTAATAATAACATACTGTTTGCTACTAATAACCCTTTTGAGGAGTGTACGTACGTTGAAGAAGAGAACCCTGTGGCTTACGCTGCCTGCGATCCTACTAGTCATTTCCGTGCTGTTAAGCGCGTGCGGAGAAAGCGCGAACAGCGGCGAAGCATCCGAAATCGAAATCAAATTCCCCAGCATATGGGTAGCAAAAGATTCCAAAGCCGCCACATTCGCTCAAATTGTCAAAGATTTCAATGAACAGAATCAAGGCAAAATCATAGTCGTCGTTGAAGAGATCCCCGATTACGGCGCTTACAAGGATAAGATCCGCACCAATATTACGACGGGGACAACACCGGATATTTTTTCTTTCGATAATCCGGCGGACGGGGAGCTCTATTACAAATCGGGAAACTTGGCCGACCTTACACCTTATCTGGACGAGCAGTGGAAAAGCACGTTCCTGGATCATGCGTTTGACAATGCCGCATATGACGGCAAAGTATACTCCATTCCGTTCGAGTTCGGCGTAACGCCGGTGTTATACAATACCAAGCTGTTCAAACAAGCGGGCATAACCGGATTCCCCAAGACGTATACCGAGCTGTTCGCCGCTTTTGACAAATTGAAAGCCGCAGGCATCGCTCCCGCCACGCAAATGACCGGAGGCGACGGCTGGGTCTCCATGCTGTGGTACTCGCAGCTTGTGTCCGCAATTGGAGGTCCGGATGTGTACAAACACGGATTGGACGATCCCGCTTTTGTACAAGCCGCCGAGGTATTGAAAAAGCTCTTTGACTACACGACGGGAGATGCGGTCGGACTGGACAATGCGGGAGCGCATTTTCTAAACCAGCAAACGGCTGTGCTGCTCAACGGCCCATGGTTTATTGGCCGGATTAAGAAAGAAGGCATCGACAATTTGTATGATTCCGTCGAGGTGGCGCCTGCCCCTGTTTACGAAGGCGGCAAAGGACAAGCGGGGCAGTATATCGGCTTTACCCAAGCAAGTCTGGCCGTAGGTAAACAAAAGGATAAAAAGAAAGAAGAAGCCATTGTGAAGTTTCTGAAATACTTGACCTCTCCTGACAATGTGAAGAAACTATCGCTCGATTCCGGATCATTGTTCGTCATTAAATACGAGGTTACAAAAGACGATAAAGTGGAACGCCTGCAAACCGAGATGAAAAAAGGAATGGAGGCTGCGCCGTACATCACCCCCCATTTTCGGGCAAGCGTAAGCCCCGCCGTCGGCGCGGAATTCCCGCAAGCGTTAAGCGGCCTGGTGCTTGGAAAATATACGCCGGAACAATTCGTGCAGCAGCTTAAACAAGCCGATTCCAAATAAATCCAGCACACGGAAAGCTATGAGTAAAGGAGGGCGGAACATGCAGCGAACCACCCATTTTCGTACAGGCGCTATCCTTTTTCTACTGCCGGCCCTACTGCTCTTTACCGCCTTTTTTCTATATCCTGTCGGATATGTCGTTGTTGTTAGCTTCATGAAGTGGGATGGGATGAGCAGTCCCGGGTTTGTCGGCCTCCGAAATTACAGCGCCTTGTTTCATGATGAAGTATTTCGGATCTCCATTCGCAACAATTTGATCTGGGCCTGCGCGGAGGCGATGATTCAGGTGCCGCTTGCCATCTTGGTCGCCCTGCTGCTGGCCCGAAAGCCGAAAGGCTGGAAGCTGCTGCGAACGATTTACTTTTTTCCCCATGTCATCTCGGGTATCGCAATTACGATGTTGTGGGGAGCCATCTATAACAATGAACGGGGATTACTTAACGGCTTTCTCCGTTTGATCGGATTGTCCGAATGGGAGCACAACTGGCTCGGAGGACTGGGCAGCGCGTTCCCTTCCGTACTCGTGTACGGACTGCTGTATATCGGCTATTTTATGGTCATTATTTTGGCGGATATCTCCTCGGTTTCACAGTCCTACTATGAGGCGGCAAGCATTGATGGAGCGACACGCACGCAGCAGGATTGGCACATCACGCTGCCGCTGATTAGAGGAACCATAGCTACTTGCGTAACGCTTGCGATGGTTAACGGGCTTCGGCAATTTGAGCAGGTTCTGCTGCTGACGGGTGGCGGTCCGGCCAACAACACCTCGGTCCTTGTACTTTATTTATATAAAGAATTGCAGAACTTCCATTACGGGACGGCCAATGCTTTGGGCACGGTGCTGATTGTTCTCGGCGGCCTGGTCATTCTAACGGTACGCAAATTATTTAACGCCGCCAAATATGACATGTAATTCAGGAGAAGTCTTATGAAAATAAATGCGCTGCTTGAAAAGTTATTATCCTGGGCCATTTTAACCTTGTTTCTTGTTTACACGCTCTTCCCCATGCTCTGGCTCGTCATGGCTTCGCTCAAAACGAATGTCGAACTGCTTGGAGATCCTTTCCGGTTCCCCGCCCCGCCGCAGTTCGGCAATTATGTGAATGCGTTCAAGTCGGCGCATTTGACTCTGTTATTTTCAAATTCGGTTCTCATCAGCTTGTCGGCAACAGCCCTGAACGCCCTGGTTACATCCATGGCCGCCTATGTGCTCTCAAGGTATAAGTTCAAGTTCGGACCGGTTATATTTTCAACCCTGATCACGGGGATACTGGTGCCGGTCAGCGCGCTGATGGTTCCGTATTTCACTTTAATTCGGACGCTCGGCCTCTATGACACAAAGCTGGCGCTGATTTTAACGTATACGGCGGTCTCGCTTCCGCTGTCTGTCTTTATCATCAAAGGCTTTATGGATTCGATTCCCGGGGAGCTGGAGGAGGCCGCGCTGCTGGACGGGTGCGATTTCTATCAAAAGTTCTTTAGGGTGATTGTGCCGATTTCCCGCACAGGCATCGTGACCGCGGCGACGTTTCAATTCTTAAGCAGCTGGAACGAGTTCCTGTATGCGATGCTCTTGACTTCCTCCGAACAGGTGCGGACTCTGCAAATGGGCATTCGCTATTTTGCCAGCCAGTTTACAACTGATTTCACCTCGATGTTCGCAGCGATTGTCATCAGCATTATTCCAAGCGTTGCGATGTACAGCGTTTTTCAAAACCAGATCATTTCCGGACTCACACAAGGCTCCGTTAAGGGCTGAGCGGATTGGCCGGTTCTACAAACAAAGGGTACTCCAGAGTCATTTCAATTCATGGCTTTTGGAGCACTCTTTTTGCCAAGTCCATACTTGAATACATATCCATCCTCTCCATTGAAAAATATATATTTTCTTCTAATCCAATCTGTTCATCATCTAAAAAAAAGACGTAAATTGACAAATCGAAGTTAACGCGAATTGACATTCCCGATACCTGAAGCGCTTGTTACAATCAGAATATAAATTTATCCTATAAGTTTTATATGAATTCGACCGGTTCACCGGAGAAATTAACCAGCAATGTTGTCATCAAGATACGACATAAGGAGGCTGTCATGAGCTTGTATGCAGAAGAGATTCGATTTGGCTGGTTTTTGCCGACATCCGGCGACGGCCGCTATGTGGGGGCTGCTCCGGAGAGAGAACCCTCGCTTGATTATTTAATTGAAGTAGGGCAGATGGCGGAACGCTCCGGCTTTGAGTTCGTTCTGATTCCGACAGGAGGAGCTTGCCTTGATTCATGGGTAGTCGGATCAGCAGTGATGAGCCACACGACGCGGCTTAACGCCCTCGTAGCGGTCAGGCCCGGATTGATTGCCCCGGTGCTCGCGGCCCGCATGGCCGCTTCTCTTGATCAATTGTCAGGAGGACGGGCCATGATCAATGTCGTTACCGGGAGTTCGGTTCAGGATCTGGAGCAGCTCGGCGATCCGCTCGCCCATGCCCATGATGAGCGATACGAACGGGCGATGGAGTACATGCAGGTGATGAAGCTTGCCTGGACCGGATCGGCCGGATCAGCGTTATCTGAATTCTCAGGACAAGCTGAACCTGGATCTGTCGCAGCCGCAGATTTTTTTGAAGGAAAGTATTTTCAGTTTCACGGCCCGGTTCACACGCCGATTGCGGTACAGCGCCCGCATCCCCCGCTTTATCTGGGAGGAAGCTCGCCGATCGCCAAGCAAGCTGCGGCCCAGCACGCGGACACCTATCTGATGTGGGGTGAGCCGCATGAATGGATTGCCGGGCAGATTGCCGAGATGGAGGATATTCGAAAGGAGGTTCTCCGAATTACAGGAATTGACCGCAAACCGAGGTACGGGTTAAGGGCGCAGGTGCTTATACGCGACACCGAGGAAGAAGCCTGGGCGGCTGCGTGGAGTTTGATCAGCCGTGCCTCATCGGACACGCTGGAGCAAGCACAGCAATCTTTTGCCAAGACGGACGCTGCCAACCAGAGCAGACAGAACGAGCTTAGGGAACAGTCCGCAGCGAGCGACTTCGTCATAGGTCCTAACCTGTGGAGCGGCTTATCTCTCGTTCGCTCGGGAGGGGCGATGCTGATTGTCGGTACAGCGGAGCAGGTTACGGATGTGCTGATCCGCTATGCGGAAATCGGTATAAGCACCTTTATTCTTTCCGGTTACCCCCATTTGGAGGAAGCGGAGAATTTTGGACAAAAGGTACTCCCGTTGTTTCGCAAACAGTGGAGTCAAAAAAATGAAAGCCGGGGTGAATGCGGATGTGTGCAGTTACGACTCACGCTTCTGGACAAAGAGAATTAACATTACGGGAAGTTATGGATAAATACAAGGATGTATCCCCTTTTGTCATTATCAAATCGGATGTTACCCGCAGGTCGTTTACCTATACGGACCGGGCGCTGGGAGCGCTGGACAAAAGCAAGCATCAATATCAGCAGCGAGTGCTGATCGGCTCCAACGGAGGTGAGAACGCCGCCGTTCCGGTCTCGCTCCTGCTTAGAGACGGAACCTCGATCATTTCGACGCCTTCCAAGACAGCCAAGAACCCTTACGTGGTAGATCAGATCGACGGCAAGCTGTATTTGACCGATCAGGGCGAAATCGTGGAAGAAGTACATTATTGGTACAAGCCGGATTATTATGACAAGTTCACCAGCTCTGGTACCCCGATGTGGCAGGTGGCCTCTGCCAGACCGCAAAGGCTCGACATCGACCCCAACAGCCACTGCCACTTCTGGAACAAAGGGAACGGCTGCAAATTTTGCAATATCAACGCCAACTCCACGCAAAGCGAGAAAGAATGCAATATGTCGAAGCAGCTAACAGCGCAGGATGTATACGAGACGGTGAAAGAGGCTTTGAAGCAGCCAGGCGCTTTTACCAATCTCAAGATGAGTTCCGGCTCCATTCTCAGCGGCGCGGAAATCTTCGACGACGAAGTGGACATGTACATTGAAATGCTGCAGGCCGCCGGAGACAATTTCAAAGAAAAGAAATTCCCCAGCACCATCGTCGCCTCGGCTTTCAGCGAGAAGCAGCTTGCCAGACTGTACGAGAATACCGGACTGATGACCTACACCTCGGATATTGAAATCCCGAATGAGGCATTGTTCGCCTGGATTTGCAAAGGCAAGCATAAAGAAGTCGGATATGCCGAGTGGAAGCGGAGAATTATCCGGGCTGTCGATATTTTTGGGGCCGGAAATGTTAGCAGCGGAATCGTCGGCGGATGCGAGATGGCGCAGCCCCATGGATTTACCAGTGAGGATGACGCGCTGAAGGCTGTGCTTGAAGAGGCGGAGGATTTTGCGAGCCAGGGGGTTAGCATCGTTCATTGTGTGTGGGTACCCATGCATGGTTCGGCTTTCCATAACCAACAGAACCCTTCACTTGAATACTACGTGCGATTGGCCAAGGGCTTAAGCGACCTGAGAAAAAAATACCTTTTGAATGTCGATATGGACAACTACAGAAAGTGCGGCAATCATCCGGATACGGATCTGGATAGAGGAAATTACCTTTAAAAAGGAGGCAAGATGAAACCCATGTCTATTTTAAATGAAAGAATTCAGGCGCTTCTTCAAAATTCCGGGGCGGCGAAAGTTCTGGCAACGGCCGATAAACAAGGCATCCCTCATATCGTATCGGACCCTACCATTTCAGTTAACAACGAAGGAAAGATCATTTATCTTGAGCTGATCGAAACGTCCCAGAGCAATGTGAATCTCGTGAACAGCATCTGGTTCAAGCGCAAGGTCGCCATCCATCTCTCCAAGGGAGAAGAAAGCTATCAGATAAAAGGCTATCCGGCCTACTCGGTGATTTCCGGCCCGGTGTTTGAGCATTATTACAAGCTCTCCCTAGAAAGAAATCCGGAGTTTGATTTATCGACAGTCTGGATTATTGAGCCCGATGAGATTACGGATGATACTTACGCTGCCCGCAAAAAGAAAGAACGCGAGGGACATCCGCTTATTACGCATCTGGATCGGCTGGCGAAATAATTTCGGCGGTAGTAAACAATCTATCAGTTGGAGGCAGAGCTTATGTCTGTAAAAGGAAGCTATCTCTTTACATCCGAATCTGTAACGGAGGGTCATCCGGATAAAATATGCGACCAGATTTCCGACGCTGTCCTGGACGCATTTCTGGAGAATGATCCCCATGCCCGCGTTGCCTGCGAGGTCTCCGTGGCTACCGGTCTTGTGCTGGTCATTGGAGAAATCAGCTCGAGGTCCGGATATGTGGATATCCAGTCTATTGTCCGCAATACGATTAGGGACATCGGCTATGAGCGGGCCCAGGATGGTTTTAATGCCAATAACTGCGCAGTGCTGGTGTCGCTGAACGAACAATCCGCGGATATCGCGCAGGGCGTAAACGCGGCGCTTGAGCACCGCGATCCGGCGCAGGTCGCCGAAGAAACCGCGAATATCGGAGCGGGCGACCAAGGATTGATGTTCGGATTCGCCACCAATGAGACACCGGAACTGATGCCGCTGCCTATCGCTCTATCTCACAGGATCGCGCGCCGTTTGTCTGAAGTCCGCAAGAACGGATTGCTGGACTATCTGCGTCCCGACGGAAAAACTCAGGTAACGGTTGAATATCAGGATGGCAAGCCTAAACGTATCGACACTATCGTCGTATCCGTCCAGCATGCCGAAGAGATCTCCCTGGAACAGATTCAGGCCGATATGAAAGAGCATGTCATTCTGCAGGTTGTACCGCGTGAGCTGCTTGATCAAGAGACGAAATATTTCATCAACCCGACCGGGCGGTTCGTCATCGGCGGACCTCAAGGGGATGCCGGTCTGACCGGACGCAAAATTATCGTGGATACCTACGGCGGTTATGCCCGCCACGGCGGCGGAGCCTTCTCCGGCAAGGACCCGACGAAAGTGGACCGTTCCGGAGCTTATGCCGCCCGTTATGTCGCCAAAAATATTGTAGCCGCCGGCCTCGCCGATACCTGCGAAATTCAGCTGGCTTATGCCATCGGGGTAGCCAATCCTGTATCAATTCATGTGGATACCTACGGGACGGGCCGAATTGGCGAAGAGAGGCTGGTGGAGCTGATCCGCGACAACTTCGATCTGCGTCCTGCAGGCATTATTGCGATGCTGGATCTGCGCAAGCCGATTTACAAGCAAACCGCAGCTTATGGTCATTTTGGCCGGGAGGACCTGGATCTCCCTTGGGAAAGAATGGATAAATCCGAGCTTCTGAAATCGCAGGCAGGCCTGGAAGTATTTCATAAGTAAAAATAGAATGGTTCAGCGTGGAAAAAAGACACCCGCATATCAGCCGGACACCGCATTCAGGTGTACGAAGGAAAGCGGGTGTTTTGTTATCTCCTGCTTGTCTTCCTGCAGATGCAGTCCCGTACATGGTCGTTCACCATCCCGGATGCCTGCATGAACGCATAGCAGATTGTACTGCCAACGAACTTCATGCCTTTCTTTTTCAGCGCTTTGCTCATGGCATCCGACTGCGGCGTCGACGCGGGAACATCCTTTAGGCTCTCCCGGTCAGGCAAGACCGGCTCACCGCCGACAAAGCTCCACAAATAACGGCTGAAGCCTGCTTCATCCCTGGAAATTTCGCCGTATATGCGCGCGTTATTAATAATGGCCTTGATTTTGAGACGGTTGCGTATGATCCCCGCATTATTCATCAGCTCTTCAACTTTTGCGTCGTCATACCGGATAATTTTCTCCGGGTCGAACCCGTCGAAGGCCGCGCGGTAGTTCTCCCTTTTTTTCAAAATCGTGTACCAGCTCAGGCCCGCCTGCATCCCTTCCAGCATCAGCAACTCGAACAGCTTGAGGTCGTCGTACACAGGTCTGCCCCATTCTTCGTCATGGTAAGCTATATAAAGCGGATCGCTGTTTACCCACCCGCATCTTGTCTCATTCATCTTATTCATCCCTTCCCGCAGAGTCCCGTAAACTATAAGATTAATGACAAGCTCTGCGCTTGTCAATTCGCACTGGTGAACATATTACAAAGCCATGCTCTGGACGGGTAGTCCCATGATGACGCGGGCCCGGCAGTTTTGACCCGGTTGATGCGGCTGAGTACCCCCTCCGGCATTAAAAAACGGGCCTGCCAAGGGATGCCTTGACCTGCCCGTTCATTAATTTATTGTTCCGGACTGCCGCTGTGCGTCGGCCCGGGCCGCAGCGTGACCCTTGTTTCTTTTTCCGGATCGTCGATGGTGTAAAAAAACATATGGATTTCCGCTTCCGTCCCCTTGAAATTCTTGTAAACGTCGATGGCCTTGTTATTACCGTCCCCGGTAAAGTTGGCCGTGAGCTGTTCCCCGAGCAATCTTTCTTTACCTTGCATAATATAGGTCTGGTTAATGCCGCCGAACCGGGCATCTTTGCTTCCGGTTTCCACGTACAGGTCGGCACCCTGCTTGTAATAGGTCCACGTTACCGGATAACCGCCGATCGTTGTTTCCAGCGTCCGCTTTTTACCCGATATCCCCGTCAATTGAAACGATTTTTGCTTGTCTTCATGATCGGTTACTTTGTACTTGCCCACAAAAACAATCGGTGTATCTTTGGTCACCTTCAGGTCGAGCGGCCGCTCGATACGCAGGCTGATCCGATAGGGGTCCTCTATGGAATAATATCTCGGACCTTCTAGCGTTTTCCCGTCGACTTCCAAACTATATCTTTTATAAGGAATTTCCTGATGTTTCTCCTGAGTTCTGATCACGAGCCGAATCTGCGTCGGTGTAATCACCATCTTCTCCAGCATGCTGGCGCTGTCCCCGGCTTCAAGCGGCAAGTTAAGCGCCGTCTCTATCGTTCCGCTTTCCATTTGTTTTTTGCTGAGCTGAAGATCGAATGTCCACGGTCCGTCCACCGTGTGGTCTACCCGCCTATACTGGAGCTTGAACACCGTCTTCCCAGCCGTAACGGCCTTTGGGTCAAAATACTGCTGCGAGCTATAATTTCCGCTTCCATCCGGTTTGCCAAAGGTCCCTCCGGGCAGCGGCCTCACTTCCGCTCCGTCCCGGTAAGCGACAATCTGCGGAAAGGTCCACGACTTGACTTCCGGACGATCGAACGTAACTGTAGAGGCGAACATCATTTTATCCGTCCCTTGCGTAAACGGCTGAATCTTTATTTTTTGCATTCCATCCCTTCCGATAGTGAAGCTTTGGGGCTCCTTGGAAGCTGGATCCAGATTGATTTCCTGCTCCTGGTAGCTGTATTTCCGCAGTTCCTCCGCAACCAACTGGACTCGGGTGTTATCCTGCGAAGGCGTCCAATCGGTCTCGAGAATACCATAGTATCTCTTATTGTTTAAATCCCACCTCAGTAAGTCGGACACTTCCGCCTCGATTGGATTTCCTTCGGCGTCCCTCAGTGAGAAGCCCTTGAAATTCCAAAACTCCTCCGGCGGGCGGAACCCCGCATCCAGCGTGTACAAAATGACGGTTCGGTTATCATCAACTATTGCCGTGCGTAAGGTCATGGTAATGCCTTCCCAAGTGACGGACTGCTCCAACGTTTGACCCATATTTTGCTCAAGCGCCGCCTGAATGCCGCTTTTCCCGTTTAGCAGATAGCCCAGGTCATAATGAATGGCCGCATAGACGGGGGCCGCGACAAGCACCGCTCCAAGGGTTGCGACAGCCGCGATTCTCTTCACCTTCCGCTTCCGGACGAACGCGCCGGCAAAGTTCCCCCCTACTTCCGGTCGGGCCGGG is a genomic window of Paenibacillus durus ATCC 35681 containing:
- the prmA gene encoding 50S ribosomal protein L11 methyltransferase is translated as MLWHELTIHTTEEAQEMISALLQEAGAGGVSIEESGTLSKTRDTRYGELYDEPLNDIPEGEAVIKGYFTEGSPMDSICAELAPRVMELREFGIDPGKADISWKTVDEDDWAHAWKQYFKPLRVSERLTIKPVWEEYIPASPEEKIIELDPGMAFGTGTHPTTALCLRALEKAISGGEEVIDVGTGSGILAVGAMLLGARSVLALDLDPVAVQSAAENVELNGLSGAITVKESDLLSLLGGEGAAETPAGAMWPSARPAQTQKADAGAEEDALIFGGADSGSRAEDAGQAAGAGSPQDGLGVKLPVKIVVANILAEIIVLFTDDVYRALQPGGIYITSGIYKDKEELVRKALVASGFEIKEVAKEEDWVAFTAGKR
- a CDS encoding site-2 protease family protein, with translation MDFLQNIIRMPLDQLPFFLVTILIAFTVHEFSHAYFANKFGDPTARLLGRMTLNPAVHFDFFGIILLLIAGFGWARPVPVNRDNFSRPRLMGIIVSLAGPVSNLLLAIIGCLIYGVLIATGVIDAIPAGKGQEAAQLFLSLFTFWNFFLFLFNLIPLPPLDGYRVIEDLAPRSILGRLQQFEQWAMFLFVLIVFIPALRNYTITPLTMWAGSMSMDTFNFFYQLFT
- a CDS encoding carbohydrate ABC transporter permease → MQRTTHFRTGAILFLLPALLLFTAFFLYPVGYVVVVSFMKWDGMSSPGFVGLRNYSALFHDEVFRISIRNNLIWACAEAMIQVPLAILVALLLARKPKGWKLLRTIYFFPHVISGIAITMLWGAIYNNERGLLNGFLRLIGLSEWEHNWLGGLGSAFPSVLVYGLLYIGYFMVIILADISSVSQSYYEAASIDGATRTQQDWHITLPLIRGTIATCVTLAMVNGLRQFEQVLLLTGGGPANNTSVLVLYLYKELQNFHYGTANALGTVLIVLGGLVILTVRKLFNAAKYDM
- a CDS encoding helix-turn-helix transcriptional regulator, producing the protein MKDKMIEDNHEFLELRLFTPSVYEKSGAAWPIRLGHNIAKPNYHIGPRTTPYYYLIFVLEGQGTFHQNKQTFQLRQNDIFCLFPQVIHEYYTQPDDPLRKVFLAFDGRQALSLLERIGLTMHSPHAAGILTPEVIQLMWDFFKLVNSDNDTDLGRLILFHRIFDQLSAVVDGSARNDRRDVSWLQKGHEYMEIHYAEGITVEKVSEYVGIDRTHFTKQYRKAYGITPIQFIQELKMKEARSLLEQTSYTLAEIAHSVGYPDIFSFSKAFKKRLGVAPTQYRDKKTKSGQQK
- a CDS encoding carbohydrate ABC transporter permease — translated: MKINALLEKLLSWAILTLFLVYTLFPMLWLVMASLKTNVELLGDPFRFPAPPQFGNYVNAFKSAHLTLLFSNSVLISLSATALNALVTSMAAYVLSRYKFKFGPVIFSTLITGILVPVSALMVPYFTLIRTLGLYDTKLALILTYTAVSLPLSVFIIKGFMDSIPGELEEAALLDGCDFYQKFFRVIVPISRTGIVTAATFQFLSSWNEFLYAMLLTSSEQVRTLQMGIRYFASQFTTDFTSMFAAIVISIIPSVAMYSVFQNQIISGLTQGSVKG
- a CDS encoding ABC transporter substrate-binding protein — protein: MKKRTLWLTLPAILLVISVLLSACGESANSGEASEIEIKFPSIWVAKDSKAATFAQIVKDFNEQNQGKIIVVVEEIPDYGAYKDKIRTNITTGTTPDIFSFDNPADGELYYKSGNLADLTPYLDEQWKSTFLDHAFDNAAYDGKVYSIPFEFGVTPVLYNTKLFKQAGITGFPKTYTELFAAFDKLKAAGIAPATQMTGGDGWVSMLWYSQLVSAIGGPDVYKHGLDDPAFVQAAEVLKKLFDYTTGDAVGLDNAGAHFLNQQTAVLLNGPWFIGRIKKEGIDNLYDSVEVAPAPVYEGGKGQAGQYIGFTQASLAVGKQKDKKKEEAIVKFLKYLTSPDNVKKLSLDSGSLFVIKYEVTKDDKVERLQTEMKKGMEAAPYITPHFRASVSPAVGAEFPQALSGLVLGKYTPEQFVQQLKQADSK